The sequence GAATTGCCCCTAACATCGACAACAAACCAAATCCGAGATGCCAAGTACTAGGTCAAGTATATGCGATCACTCCAAGAGATATGGATACCtacacaattttatatataaataattatttatataagtacagtataagtaattatataaataattaataaacgACTCCAATTATAAATGAGTCATatgattaaatattaaatatttttgtaaatttgatGGCAATTTCCATTTTAGAgtttacaataaataattacatcaataattctaaaaacataccaatcattgatgagatcTACCATCACTCCAACTTccataacaaaatttaaaagaaaataatttatacagttTTAGAGTGGGACTCACCATATTATTCaaaactaaaatcatctcaacataCTTATACTCTCcaacatatatttaattagacccatcatcttttaaaaaaccTGATAAATCTAGATAAATTCTTTTGTGCAAGCATCATTATATAAAtcccttttaaaattttaaattatataaatctctttttagataaaacttgattttatataaaatttcaaatctagATATAGTCATAGGTTCAAGAGTCGcacaatccttttaaaaaaagagtagggtcaaccattacaaaattaattctttttatatatatatatatctcatatttactcatttttttcaaaatgattgctccatgcaaatatcatttatctttcttgaaaccattttattttattgctattcaaaatttcaaaataattttatctcgtttatattcaaaactcatctcaactcatcattataactatttttaaatttacacacaaaacataataaataatttaatctttttaaattttaaaataatttttctaaatttctatataaaatataataaataattcaatttttattttactatttacaaactatcgcAGCTCAAAAATGAAACCACaccttaacatccaaacattgGCCTTATTCTCGAAGGGACTGGAATGGGCGGGGATGTGCAACTTTGGATAACTCTGCTTCTCTCTGCTTGGCCTCGGTTATCAAACAATGCATGCGTATTTGGCGACATACCCACGTACCCATATGGCTGGATGTGTGTTGGAGTTCACCAAATTGGGTCTTCACCATGTTATCAGCGATGAGACggagaaggggaaggggaaggcgAAAGGTAAGGGGTCCTTCGCATTTCGTACCAACTGTTCGATTTCAATTTCGAAAGAAAGATGGAGCTCAAGCTCTAGATCAAGATCATGCGTCGGAAAACTAAAGGTTTCGGCAGCAAAGTCTCAAGAACCCGTTGATTCTTCACGGGCAGAGGCcactcaagaagaagaagaaggagacgACGAAAATTATCGAGTACTGACGGCTGTAAAAAGCAGTTTCAACGATATTTTAATCCTCGATAGTTCAAAGTCCAGGATACTGCTCCTCGACTCTACTCGTATgccctctctctgtctctctctctctctttctcatcaacACACATATTAAAGGCACGACTCTTTCTGACTTTGCTATCTTTATGTATTTCGTTGATGTGGACGCTTGCAGATAATGTTCATAGCATTCTTTACAAGGACCAGAAATGGACCGGTTCCTATTGGGTATTTTCAAGCTTCTCTTCTCATTCCTTTCTTCCTTTACTTTATCCCTGCTATTTCAATCACCTGCTCATCGTTCATGGAAAGTTGGCTTTCTTGTGCAACTGATCCATTATCTATGTAATGTGGCAATCTAAAGGTTATAATTGCTATCAAATAGGTATATTACTTGAATTCACTGTGGAACTTATGAGATAGTGTCCTGGTTTTGGGTTTATCTTTATCACAAAAGTATGTTTGTAATGTAGTCAATCCGATCAAAAAATATCTGGAGTGTAAAAGACACCTATTTATCAAGGTCGCTGTCTGTTCTATCATCTGTTGACAGTCaagatgcgtagtagtggtcaTAGAGCTCGCACATTAGTAGCAAACATGGGAACAATGATGTCCATAAggatatttttctctttttggcaTCTTAAGAAAATTAGggtgattgtttttttttttttttttttttgtcatcttcTGATTGTGGGCACTTAACTTTGTGAAATTCTGGTGAGGGCGTTGCTTACTCGTTTTCGTCAATTTTGATACATGAGCATCAACGATGCCTTTTCCGATGAGGTACCATTTTCCCtcaattcaacaaaataatatttcttgtcCTTTATTCGATCCTGTGAGGAGCAGATTGAACATTAATTCTCTCTTGCATTAAGGCACCTCTTCTGTTAGATTCCCTATTCTCACCTTAGGCTTGGTTGTAATATTACACTTGATTCATGTATACATCCTTTGTACTTGACTATGCCTATATtatgaataaagaataaatatagatagaagccaCTATTGAGAGCatccattttgcacacatgatgtggcatcatctagaccacagaTCTCCCCAAATGAGTGTTgggaacaatcaactagaagcagccatgcagtgagtgcaaagtgtgcacttGGTCATGCGCTGGATCTTGAGACTTTCAATCTTACTTGTCTTGAAGCTCTAGCActcaaaagagaagagaaaataaaaaggagaaaagaatggATATGATTTTAATATGTCCGAAGAGAACTTGTCTCTTGGGATGTATTTTGTCTTTAGCATGTCTGTTGTCACTCCAGTCTCACGTCCTAAGAGATAGCACTTGGAGATCTTGGAAGGGAGTAGACCATCTTTAGTTGATAAACCTCCTGGTGGTCATTCAGCCCTCTACAGATCTTCTGTGTATTATTTCTGTAATGAAAGTGGTTAATTATGCATTCTCCATTCTGAAAATGATCATGTATCATATAAATTCTTTCTCCATTTTATAGCCTTTTTCTAGTGTTATTGCCACCTGCTTTTGTCAATTTAAGTTGCGAAAGCTTGAGAATGTCATGAGTTGAGTGAAGCTTTGCAGATGGTAAAGTTAAATCTACAGTTTTGGGTAGAAAGCTTATGCGTAAGGGGAGAACCGCTATAAGCTCACTTGTGCACTGGTTGTCAGAGAATCTTTGTTGATGTTTCTTTTGTCCTCTTGGGAAACTTGTGGTGCGCCCAATGAATTGgccatcttatatatatatttttttggtggaAAGATATCTTTTTCACTATCTTGGATTGGGAACTACTTGTGAATGTGGTTGTAGTTATGCCAAACACCATGGAAGGTACTCAGGTTACATGTTAGAGAAGGTGAGGTAACATTTCTCATAAAGGTTATCAAGTGGGTAAAAGGAGCAGAggacatgagagagagagagagagagagcacaacTATTAACCAAATCTTAGGATAGAGAGTCCCCACAACTTATGCTTCTTCCTCTTGACACCTCTCTGTAATTATGAACTGTCCATCTGTTTAAAATATACTTGTGAATCGTTCATAAAAAAATCCTTTGTTATAATAGCTTTAGCCTATAGTATAGCTTGTAGTACGatgatttcataattttcttgaattttgggTCTAATTACTTCTTAGGATGTCACCCAGATATTTTCTTGTGAGTGGCAACTGGCAATCATGTTCTTTTACTTGGGAATGTCTAGATATACATCTTAAGATAGACCACATGTTTCATTCTTGTATTGAAAGCTTACCCAAGAGAGTAATGCATTGCTTTACTGTAGAGACAAACGGTGAAACCAGACTTGAAGAATTTTCCATATATCTAGTAAAACATCTGTCATGTTGAATTTGGCACCTTTGCTAATCAACTATACACACGGTTCTTGGGTCATGCTTTCCTTCTCTTGAACTTTTCCAGTACCATGTTTTGCTTTCAGGGAATTTGACTTTGCCATGTAGATGGTAAGTGACTGGTAAACTTATATGATAAGATTTATAGAAGTttctatttaataataaaaatcattcaaatgattaaaCTACATAAAAGTTATCACATCATTGTACTCAAATTctgtttagagagagagggaggataGAAGTGTAAGTAGGCTGCAtgcttttcatttattttaactttctacgtatatttaaaatatctatgtgtatgtgtgcgcatgcattttttaattaattcataaattaGTTCTATTCATTTCATGGATTATGTTTCGTTATGCAGGATGAGTTTGCTAGCTTGCCTGCTATTGTTCCAAAAGGTCCCATCGCCATCCTTGGTTTGGTAATTGTTGGGAATGGCATTGATACATTCTTTCTGAACCAAACATGTAATTTCCAGGACTGTACTCATATTATTCTAAATGTTTCAGGGTGGTGGAACTACTGCTCGGCTAATGCTTGACTTGTGGCCTTCATTGCAACTTGATGGCTGGGAGATTGATGGAATTGTAAGGAACCCCTAAGTATCTTTTCCAgtagacttatatatatatatatatatatatatatatatatatatattatgaaaattgatGATTTCCATCATGATCTGGTTTCTTCCTAATAAATTAACTTCATTTTGTATGAAGTCTGTATTTTGCTTTTCTGTAGGTCTATTGTTGGTCTTGCAATGTGTCAGTTAGATGGTTACTGTCAGTAATATACTTTTAGATTTGAGACCCCCAAAGACCAGTGAACTTACTAATTAAAAAGTTacttgaggctatatatatataaatatatatatatatatatatatacattcggGACCAACTTCAAGCTCAAAATGttttaaattacttttctcTTCAACTAATTTTCAAGAGGGAGCCTAGAGAAAAGTTCTTGCAATGCAATGTGCC comes from Juglans microcarpa x Juglans regia isolate MS1-56 chromosome 8S, Jm3101_v1.0, whole genome shotgun sequence and encodes:
- the LOC121244233 gene encoding uncharacterized protein LOC121244233, yielding MHAYLATYPRTHMAGCVLEFTKLGLHHVISDETEKGKGKAKGKGSFAFRTNCSISISKERWSSSSRSRSCVGKLKVSAAKSQEPVDSSRAEATQEEEEGDDENYRVLTAVKSSFNDILILDSSKSRILLLDSTHNVHSILYKDQKWTGSYWDEFASLPAIVPKGPIAILGLGGGTTARLMLDLWPSLQLDGWEIDGILIDKAREYLGLSYLEKHTVAGGILNVHIGDALSQSVNVSERYAGKILVRLAFCIS